From a region of the Natranaerovirga pectinivora genome:
- a CDS encoding reverse transcriptase domain-containing protein produces the protein MKTNRYRTSLVKRTYIEKPGGGQRPLGIPTVKDKTIQIATKKILEAIYEPEFIESSMGYRKNRGQNRQ, from the coding sequence TTGAAAACCAATAGATATAGAACAAGCTTAGTAAAAAGAACATATATAGAAAAGCCTGGTGGAGGACAAAGACCATTAGGAATACCAACGGTAAAAGATAAAACCATACAAATTGCAACAAAGAAAATACTAGAAGCCATATATGAACCTGAGTTTATAGAAAGTAGTATGGGATATCGAAAAAACCGAGGGCAAAACAGGC
- a CDS encoding flavin reductase family protein yields the protein MKIEYSNIPISMGKMRTYGFSWMDFVTAIPSPLFVVTSYKSNGMPNACLQSWACFKGNPSGFYAILSSVNKSGHMYQTLKEKGEAVLNFPSADIYDKCTATIANNGFDNDEITLSGLTAEAATSVDAPRIKECFLNLECRYLWEREIKDGDTHVLICLEVINICADEVHLDENIQGRYGEKGYLYNVHYPINPENFEGKSHDWIASLNKLKDMGEY from the coding sequence ATGAAAATAGAATATTCTAATATTCCAATATCAATGGGCAAGATGAGAACTTATGGCTTTTCGTGGATGGATTTTGTAACAGCAATTCCATCACCATTATTTGTTGTGACTTCATACAAATCTAATGGGATGCCAAATGCTTGCCTACAGTCGTGGGCATGTTTTAAGGGTAACCCTAGTGGTTTCTATGCGATTCTTTCTAGTGTAAATAAATCAGGACACATGTATCAAACGCTTAAGGAAAAAGGGGAGGCAGTGTTGAATTTTCCCTCTGCTGATATATACGATAAATGCACAGCAACAATTGCTAACAATGGGTTTGATAATGATGAAATAACGTTATCGGGGCTTACTGCTGAAGCAGCAACAAGTGTAGATGCACCACGTATCAAAGAATGTTTTCTTAATCTGGAATGCCGTTATCTGTGGGAACGGGAAATAAAAGATGGAGATACCCACGTTTTAATATGTTTAGAAGTTATTAATATTTGCGCAGATGAAGTGCATTTAGATGAAAATATTCAAGGAAGATATGGGGAAAAAGGTTACCTATATAATGTACACTATCCAATTAATCCTGAAAATTTTGAGGGGAAATCACATGATTGGATAGCATCATTGAACAAGCTTAAGGACATGGGTGAATATTAA
- a CDS encoding heavy metal translocating P-type ATPase has product MSNGLRKEFLLEGLGCANCAAKMESQIKNLSGVNNANVDFLSTKLVIEANSENDFNRIIKEASIIIKKIESHVKLVSAEEVIKEKANDKNNKESKHNKQEFIRLGVGGALFALGLLLNISDWIRLSVFLVSYVIVGGEIVLRATKNILRGQVFDENFLMSIATIGAFLIGEYPEGVAVMLFYKVGEFFQELAVNRSRRSISELMDIRPDFANLKSNEGLIKVSPEEVGIGDIIVVKPGEKVPLDGKVIEGYSMVDTSALTGESVPREVEAGNDVLSGCINKNGVLTIEVTKEFDESTVSKILDLVQNASSRKAPTENFITKFARYYTPIVVSVAALLAIVPPLIIPGAGFSEWVYRALVFLVISCPCALVVSIPLSFFGGIGGASKSGVLVKGSNYLEALNSVETVIFDKTGTLTKGVFNVTEIHPKNDVTKEGLLEYAAYAESYSNHPIAISILKAYEKEIDKDKIEKYDEIPGHGIKISVEDKEILVGNHKLMDKENINYSKIESIGTILYVSVNSDYIGYIVISDEVKEDSANAIKALKALGVKKIVMLTGDAKSVGEKVGNQLGIDEVYAELLPTEKVEILEELDSQKSPKGKIVFVGDGINDAPVLARADIGMAMGGLGSDAAIEAADIVIMTDEPSKISTAIKIAKRTRKIVWQNIILAMGIKIIFLVLGALGVAHLWEAVFADVGVAILAVLNAMRVMKVKHLF; this is encoded by the coding sequence ATGAGTAATGGACTTAGAAAAGAGTTTTTATTAGAGGGATTAGGATGTGCAAACTGTGCAGCTAAAATGGAGAGTCAAATTAAGAACTTATCAGGCGTAAATAATGCCAATGTTGATTTTCTTTCTACAAAGTTAGTCATTGAGGCAAATAGCGAGAATGACTTTAATAGAATTATAAAAGAAGCTTCAATCATTATAAAGAAAATTGAATCACATGTAAAATTAGTGAGTGCAGAAGAAGTCATTAAAGAAAAGGCAAATGATAAAAATAATAAAGAATCTAAACATAATAAGCAGGAGTTTATTAGACTCGGTGTAGGTGGGGCACTATTTGCCTTAGGATTGCTTTTAAATATATCAGATTGGATAAGGCTATCTGTATTTTTAGTAAGTTATGTCATCGTAGGTGGAGAGATTGTTCTAAGAGCCACGAAAAATATACTCCGAGGTCAAGTTTTTGATGAAAACTTTCTTATGAGTATTGCTACTATAGGGGCCTTTTTGATAGGGGAATATCCTGAAGGGGTAGCGGTAATGCTATTTTATAAAGTAGGAGAGTTTTTCCAAGAATTAGCAGTGAATAGATCAAGACGTTCAATAAGTGAACTAATGGATATCAGACCTGACTTTGCAAACTTAAAAAGCAATGAAGGACTCATAAAAGTTTCTCCAGAAGAAGTAGGCATTGGAGATATCATCGTTGTAAAGCCAGGAGAAAAAGTGCCATTAGATGGTAAAGTTATTGAAGGGTATTCAATGGTTGATACATCGGCTCTAACAGGTGAATCTGTACCAAGAGAAGTTGAAGCAGGCAATGATGTATTAAGTGGTTGTATTAATAAAAATGGCGTTCTTACAATAGAAGTTACAAAAGAATTTGACGAGTCCACTGTATCTAAGATATTGGATCTTGTTCAAAATGCAAGTAGCAGAAAAGCCCCAACGGAAAATTTCATAACAAAGTTTGCTAGATATTATACCCCTATTGTTGTTAGTGTGGCGGCCCTCCTTGCCATTGTGCCACCTCTTATCATTCCAGGGGCTGGTTTCTCCGAGTGGGTATATAGAGCACTGGTATTCCTAGTAATTTCTTGTCCTTGTGCATTGGTTGTATCAATTCCATTAAGTTTCTTTGGTGGTATTGGAGGGGCTTCAAAAAGTGGTGTGCTAGTTAAGGGAAGTAATTATCTAGAAGCACTGAATAGTGTGGAAACAGTCATCTTTGATAAAACGGGAACATTAACAAAAGGTGTCTTTAATGTGACGGAGATACACCCGAAAAATGATGTGACAAAAGAAGGGTTGCTTGAATACGCAGCATATGCTGAAAGTTACTCCAATCACCCCATTGCTATCTCCATTCTAAAAGCCTATGAAAAAGAAATAGATAAAGATAAGATTGAAAAATACGATGAAATACCTGGGCATGGCATTAAGATAAGCGTTGAAGACAAAGAGATACTTGTTGGAAATCATAAGTTAATGGATAAAGAAAATATCAACTATAGCAAAATTGAATCAATAGGGACTATATTATATGTATCAGTAAATAGTGATTACATTGGCTATATTGTGATTTCTGATGAAGTCAAAGAGGACTCAGCCAATGCGATTAAAGCATTAAAAGCACTTGGTGTGAAGAAAATAGTAATGCTCACTGGAGATGCCAAATCCGTTGGTGAAAAAGTGGGGAATCAATTAGGGATAGATGAGGTTTATGCAGAATTACTCCCAACAGAAAAGGTGGAAATACTTGAGGAACTTGACAGCCAAAAATCACCTAAGGGTAAGATCGTTTTTGTGGGAGATGGTATAAACGATGCCCCAGTATTAGCTAGAGCAGATATTGGTATGGCTATGGGTGGTCTAGGATCAGATGCGGCCATTGAAGCTGCTGACATTGTCATAATGACTGATGAACCATCAAAGATTAGTACAGCAATAAAAATTGCTAAAAGAACAAGAAAGATCGTATGGCAAAACATAATACTGGCTATGGGAATAAAGATAATATTTTTAGTTCTTGGTGCTTTAGGCGTTGCTCACCTATGGGAGGCAGTATTTGCTGATGTTGGTGTAGCTATACTAGCAGTATTAAATGCAATGAGAGTTATGAAAGTGAAACATTTATTTTAA
- a CDS encoding ArsR/SmtB family transcription factor — MKDNKIDFERCDCTVIHEDIITSVRESMPPEESLYDLADVFKVFGDTTRIKIIYALFSSEMCVCDIAVLLNMTQSAISHQLRVLKQARLVKYRKEGKVVYYSLDDDHVKQIFDQGLDHISEQNHTGK; from the coding sequence GTGAAAGACAATAAGATAGATTTTGAAAGATGTGATTGTACAGTTATACATGAAGATATTATAACATCAGTAAGAGAGAGTATGCCTCCAGAGGAAAGTTTATATGATTTGGCAGACGTCTTTAAAGTTTTTGGAGATACAACAAGAATAAAAATCATTTATGCTTTATTTTCCTCGGAGATGTGTGTTTGCGATATTGCAGTATTACTTAATATGACTCAGTCCGCCATCTCTCATCAATTACGTGTTTTAAAACAAGCAAGACTTGTTAAATACCGTAAAGAGGGCAAGGTGGTCTATTATTCTCTAGATGATGACCATGTAAAACAAATTTTTGACCAAGGACTAGATCATATAAGTGAACAAAACCACACGGGTAAATAG
- the nagA gene encoding N-acetylglucosamine-6-phosphate deacetylase → MNKIVFKNARLITPTGITQGEVLVCNKKIKKVVLNGTIIDGADEIIDVKGQYLSPGFIDIHTHGAGNADFMDGNIESIHQACKTHMIHGTTSIVPTSLAGTKESLFNFVELFNSVYLQKEGLPNILGLHIEGPYFAYSQKGAQDHRYLRNPDPKEYMDVLKLTDKIIRWSFAVELEGSMEFLNVLREHGIISSLAHSDATCEEVFRAYENGLSAMTHFYSAMSSVRRIDAYRVAGAVEAGYLLDDLFVEVIADGKHLPKELLQLIYKVKGPDRICLVTDSMRAAGMPEGEYYLGSKENGTKIFVEDNVAKLMDRSAFAGSVATADRLIRTFHELTEAPLYEVVKMMSLTPAKLLKIDRKKGSICESKDADLVVFDEDINIKMVMVRGKVNYTASDF, encoded by the coding sequence ATGAATAAAATAGTATTTAAGAATGCTAGACTTATTACACCTACAGGGATTACCCAAGGCGAAGTATTAGTCTGTAATAAAAAAATTAAAAAAGTTGTATTAAATGGAACCATTATTGATGGGGCAGATGAAATCATTGATGTAAAAGGGCAATACCTATCACCAGGGTTTATTGACATTCATACCCATGGTGCAGGTAATGCAGATTTTATGGATGGGAATATTGAAAGCATTCATCAAGCCTGTAAGACCCATATGATCCATGGCACAACCTCTATTGTCCCAACTTCTCTTGCAGGTACAAAAGAATCCCTTTTTAATTTTGTGGAACTATTTAATTCTGTTTATTTACAGAAAGAAGGGTTGCCAAATATATTAGGATTACATATAGAAGGACCTTATTTTGCCTATAGCCAAAAAGGGGCACAAGATCATAGATACTTAAGAAATCCAGATCCAAAAGAATATATGGATGTATTAAAACTGACAGACAAAATAATACGTTGGTCCTTTGCAGTTGAACTAGAAGGCTCTATGGAATTCTTAAATGTTCTAAGGGAACATGGCATCATAAGTTCATTGGCGCATTCAGATGCTACTTGTGAAGAAGTCTTTAGAGCTTATGAAAATGGTTTGTCTGCTATGACCCATTTTTATTCGGCAATGTCCTCTGTGAGAAGGATTGATGCTTATCGGGTAGCAGGAGCAGTTGAAGCAGGATACTTGTTAGATGATTTATTTGTTGAAGTGATAGCTGATGGGAAACACTTGCCAAAAGAATTGCTTCAATTGATTTATAAAGTAAAAGGACCCGATAGAATTTGTTTGGTTACAGACTCTATGAGAGCTGCTGGAATGCCAGAAGGTGAATACTATTTAGGCAGTAAAGAAAATGGAACAAAGATTTTTGTGGAAGATAATGTGGCCAAATTAATGGATCGCAGTGCTTTTGCCGGAAGTGTGGCAACTGCTGATAGATTAATAAGAACCTTCCATGAGTTAACGGAAGCACCTTTATATGAAGTGGTTAAGATGATGTCATTAACACCAGCAAAACTTCTTAAGATTGATCGTAAAAAAGGGTCCATTTGTGAAAGCAAAGATGCAGATTTAGTGGTATTTGATGAAGATATTAATATTAAAATGGTTATGGTAAGAGGTAAGGTGAATTATACGGCTTCAGATTTTTAG
- a CDS encoding EAL domain-containing protein, with product MKDTQKVITNNFKLIYLPIVFTLMAIFTIAIFTHNLSQRILFNQKEENVIEFTKLLSSKIELELNHQGINKDESLGINLQRDIHNLQNIVERTKEENDTILYALIVDENLICIADSDVEDIGIDYSGDLEYEKALNGVGSVSTWYYPIIDDYVLEAAVPLRYGEDIIGIVGVGISMDETKKNVAILTFGSFIMAVVISIIFFITQRINVIQPILTLNKHIRNINTDDYYFKPLEISKNKNFEGLYNTINELFDKLNESLHKNFNLNEEIKDLAYKDYLTKIPNRISFARKFHEVILNNKIGAIALLDLDSFKEYNDTKGHLNGDRLLVAIAQRLIGLKGEGVYISRFGGDEFLVFIYHQSEERIKETILELENLFKRPFYVQGEEVIVEASMGISLYPEHDKELDGLISKADLAMYEAKTNGKNQWAYFTESLLESAERKNYIHSILRSSITNNEFKILYQPQVDVFTGETVGFEALLRFKNHNIFPDEFIPIAEEKGLIIPIGRMVIKEVFHQLSQWKDQGLEITPIAINFSVKQLNDEGLINYIEELLKEYTIETKYIEVEITENILIDSEGATKFLNSLKALGIKISLDDFGTGYSSLNYLSKFPVAKMKLDRSFIQQYLNVSSQKIMKQLILLAKAYDLEVVAEGVETLEQVKLLQKLNCDYIQGYYFSKPVDTEIVLEIIRKKYDV from the coding sequence GTGAAAGATACACAAAAAGTGATAACCAATAATTTCAAATTGATTTATTTACCCATTGTATTTACATTGATGGCTATTTTTACCATTGCAATTTTTACTCATAATTTGAGTCAGAGGATATTATTTAATCAGAAAGAAGAAAATGTTATAGAATTTACAAAGCTTTTATCCAGTAAAATAGAGCTAGAATTAAATCATCAAGGGATAAATAAAGACGAATCACTTGGCATTAATTTACAAAGAGATATTCATAACTTACAAAATATTGTTGAAAGAACTAAAGAGGAAAATGATACGATCCTATATGCGCTTATTGTAGATGAGAACTTAATATGTATTGCAGACTCAGATGTGGAAGACATTGGAATAGATTATTCTGGAGACTTGGAATATGAAAAGGCACTAAATGGAGTAGGAAGTGTATCAACATGGTATTATCCAATTATTGATGATTATGTGTTAGAAGCAGCGGTACCATTAAGATATGGTGAGGATATAATTGGTATTGTTGGTGTTGGTATTTCTATGGATGAAACAAAAAAAAATGTTGCTATATTAACATTTGGTTCATTCATAATGGCAGTAGTTATTTCTATTATTTTCTTTATCACACAGAGAATAAATGTAATTCAACCAATACTAACTTTGAACAAACATATTAGAAACATAAATACAGATGACTATTATTTTAAGCCATTAGAGATATCTAAAAATAAAAATTTTGAAGGCTTATACAATACCATAAATGAACTCTTTGACAAGTTAAATGAATCACTACATAAGAATTTTAATTTAAATGAAGAAATAAAAGACCTTGCATATAAAGATTACTTAACAAAAATACCTAACAGAATTAGTTTCGCAAGAAAATTCCATGAGGTAATACTAAACAATAAAATAGGAGCAATTGCCTTATTAGATCTTGATAGTTTTAAAGAGTACAATGATACCAAGGGGCATTTGAACGGTGACAGGTTATTAGTGGCAATAGCTCAGCGTTTAATTGGATTAAAAGGGGAAGGGGTATATATTTCAAGGTTTGGCGGAGATGAGTTCTTAGTGTTTATTTATCACCAAAGTGAAGAGCGTATTAAAGAAACCATATTAGAATTAGAAAATTTATTCAAAAGACCCTTTTATGTACAAGGTGAAGAAGTTATTGTTGAAGCAAGCATGGGAATAAGTCTGTATCCAGAACATGACAAAGAATTAGATGGCCTTATTAGTAAAGCTGACTTGGCTATGTATGAAGCAAAAACCAACGGTAAAAACCAATGGGCATATTTTACAGAGTCTTTATTGGAATCTGCTGAAAGAAAGAATTATATACACAGTATTTTAAGAAGTTCTATCACGAATAATGAATTTAAAATATTATATCAGCCGCAAGTAGATGTTTTTACAGGTGAAACGGTGGGATTTGAAGCCTTATTAAGATTTAAAAATCATAATATTTTTCCAGATGAATTTATACCTATAGCAGAGGAAAAAGGATTAATTATTCCTATTGGAAGAATGGTCATAAAAGAAGTCTTTCATCAGTTATCTCAATGGAAAGACCAGGGATTAGAAATAACGCCTATTGCCATTAATTTTTCTGTTAAGCAATTAAATGATGAAGGATTAATAAACTATATAGAAGAACTACTAAAAGAATACACTATTGAAACAAAATATATAGAAGTAGAAATTACAGAAAACATATTAATTGATAGCGAAGGGGCTACTAAGTTTTTAAATAGCTTAAAAGCGTTAGGCATAAAAATTAGTTTAGATGATTTTGGTACTGGGTATTCTTCTTTAAATTATTTAAGTAAATTTCCAGTAGCAAAAATGAAATTGGATAGATCGTTTATTCAACAATATTTAAATGTATCAAGTCAAAAAATTATGAAGCAATTAATATTATTAGCAAAAGCTTATGATTTAGAGGTGGTAGCAGAAGGGGTAGAGACTTTAGAGCAAGTAAAATTATTACAAAAATTGAACTGTGATTATATACAAGGGTACTATTTTAGCAAACCTGTTGATACTGAGATAGTGTTAGAAATTATAAGAAAAAAATACGATGTTTAG
- a CDS encoding ABC transporter ATP-binding protein, with amino-acid sequence MSLSVRNLTKKYGDKVVVDNLNFEINEPGVYALLGTNGAGKTTALRIILGMRSSNNGEVLWKGKPLVAVSTNIGYLAEERGLYPKYALLDQLLYFAKLRNVPKKTALERIEYWSERLAVTEYVFPPKTKKRKSSKSNNAEQLSKGNQQKIQLMAALISDPELIVLDEPLSGLDPVNTDLFKSIIREEIAKNKYLIMSSHQMPTIEEFCSDITILNRGKAVLQGNLNEIKKSYGRVNLFVKSDVDISSYISSFNLTIANKTPSEFHLKVENEEQAMTFLSKLIQDNIPVVKFELREPSLHEIFIEKVGVVHEEE; translated from the coding sequence ATGTCTTTAAGCGTTAGGAATTTAACAAAGAAGTATGGAGATAAAGTAGTTGTTGATAATTTAAACTTTGAAATTAATGAACCAGGGGTTTATGCCCTACTAGGTACAAACGGCGCTGGAAAAACAACTGCATTACGTATTATTTTAGGTATGAGATCTAGTAATAATGGTGAGGTATTATGGAAAGGGAAACCATTAGTTGCTGTAAGTACAAATATTGGCTATCTTGCAGAAGAACGTGGATTATACCCAAAATATGCTCTACTTGATCAATTATTGTATTTTGCTAAGCTTAGAAATGTTCCTAAGAAAACAGCTTTAGAGCGTATTGAATATTGGTCAGAGCGATTAGCCGTTACTGAATATGTATTTCCTCCAAAAACAAAAAAAAGAAAATCTTCAAAATCTAACAATGCTGAACAATTGTCTAAAGGGAACCAACAAAAAATTCAATTAATGGCTGCTTTGATTTCTGATCCAGAGTTAATAGTTCTTGATGAACCTTTAAGTGGGTTAGATCCTGTTAATACAGATTTATTTAAATCCATCATACGAGAAGAAATTGCTAAAAACAAATATTTAATTATGTCCAGTCATCAAATGCCAACCATTGAAGAATTTTGTTCTGATATAACAATATTAAACCGTGGAAAGGCTGTATTACAAGGGAATTTAAATGAAATTAAGAAAAGCTATGGTAGAGTTAATCTTTTTGTTAAAAGCGATGTAGATATTTCATCATATATATCATCTTTTAACCTTACTATTGCTAATAAAACACCAAGTGAATTTCACTTAAAAGTTGAAAATGAAGAACAAGCTATGACATTTTTGTCTAAGTTGATTCAAGACAATATTCCAGTTGTAAAATTTGAATTACGTGAACCGTCATTACACGAAATATTCATTGAAAAGGTGGGGGTCGTTCATGAAGAAGAGTAA
- a CDS encoding ABC transporter permease, with translation MKKSNISGWKDVFSFTLIQMLKNKAFIITFVVLVLFALASTPILNLITPSEPDDIDSPNPVQKIYVINETNLVGLDFTNLLNHKTMDHIVIEIMDESYETITNRIEENEQDSIILTLSETEEAYFLTLEKASTGPVKNSSMHLLSIEIREQFETLLMTQLGISREQRIIMTTPIETKVTMVDFNGTEMIYEDTSISFNEYWFIYGVLFLILMINIFASTQIATSIVTEKSTRVVEYLLISVKPLALMVGKIIAMLVAVLLQLISVFIVVTISNKVFAGNGQNPLTEYLPSDMFQNLNIINIVLCIIVIALGLIFYGALAGVAGATVSKLDEVNEGLTVFTLINLVGAYIGLGASGVLMGSGINTFVIFSFLFPLSAPFILPGSILVGRASLPLAAGAIGLQILFIILLFLFVARVYETLILHSGNKVKLKELIKLSKTVSKEDL, from the coding sequence ATGAAGAAGAGTAATATTTCTGGTTGGAAGGATGTCTTCTCCTTTACGTTAATACAAATGCTTAAGAACAAAGCATTTATAATTACTTTTGTTGTATTGGTTTTGTTCGCTTTAGCATCCACACCAATTTTAAATCTTATTACACCTAGTGAACCTGATGATATAGATTCTCCTAACCCTGTACAAAAAATTTATGTTATTAATGAAACTAATTTAGTTGGTTTGGATTTTACTAATTTATTAAATCATAAAACAATGGATCATATTGTAATTGAGATAATGGATGAATCCTATGAAACCATTACAAATAGAATTGAAGAAAATGAACAAGACTCTATTATTTTAACCCTTAGTGAAACTGAGGAAGCTTATTTCTTAACCTTAGAAAAAGCCAGTACAGGGCCTGTTAAAAATTCTAGTATGCATCTGTTATCCATTGAAATCAGGGAACAGTTTGAAACCCTTTTAATGACTCAATTAGGCATATCAAGGGAACAGCGTATTATAATGACTACGCCTATCGAAACAAAAGTAACTATGGTTGATTTTAATGGAACAGAAATGATATATGAGGATACTTCTATCTCTTTTAATGAGTATTGGTTTATCTATGGGGTACTCTTTCTTATACTAATGATAAATATCTTTGCTAGTACTCAAATTGCAACTTCTATTGTAACTGAAAAATCTACTAGAGTCGTTGAATATTTGTTAATTTCTGTTAAACCTCTAGCCTTAATGGTTGGTAAAATAATAGCAATGTTAGTGGCTGTATTGTTACAGTTGATTTCTGTTTTTATTGTTGTCACTATTTCTAATAAAGTATTTGCAGGGAATGGTCAAAATCCCCTTACAGAATATTTACCTAGTGATATGTTTCAAAATTTGAATATTATTAATATTGTACTATGTATCATTGTCATCGCCTTAGGATTAATTTTTTATGGTGCTTTAGCCGGTGTAGCAGGTGCAACTGTTAGTAAACTTGATGAAGTAAATGAAGGCCTTACAGTATTTACTCTTATTAATCTAGTTGGGGCTTATATTGGATTAGGGGCAAGTGGTGTTTTAATGGGTAGTGGCATCAATACATTCGTAATATTTTCATTTTTGTTTCCATTATCTGCTCCTTTTATATTACCAGGTTCTATCTTAGTGGGTAGAGCAAGTCTTCCTTTAGCTGCTGGCGCTATTGGATTACAAATATTATTTATTATTTTATTGTTCCTTTTTGTTGCTAGAGTTTATGAAACCCTTATACTTCACAGTGGCAACAAGGTTAAACTTAAGGAATTAATTAAACTTTCTAAGACTGTGTCAAAGGAGGATTTATAA
- a CDS encoding ABC transporter permease gives MKNNFRGWTSVFNFTFKQSTKLVGFRVVTTLISVLILLGLILMNVLMARSDAKTDPYEYMDPSEYVIDEIERSPINTVYILDNSGLEATDFNELLEDITDNQFAHTEFVTVTNQSRDEVVQSAAQHSNQTIAVIISLSDTGYELEAIVPYNSLISTWEAESFLWPMLSAFDYNKIMQMGLTDDQLNAALKPIVTSHLVIGDETNEIANMIKVVAPMFFAFVLYMMLILYGQTVSKSVSSEKVSKIMETLLSSVHPYAIITGKVLAITGMAILQFSIWIVSAIVGLYGGNAIAQGIYPGFENTAITIINFFRDNIGETAFTLPAFVLALVFFCVGFLFYCVLAGLTGCIVSKPEDVASTQSLFVFPIIISWLVSYLAPGMGNQTLIGIIRYIPFTSPFSVPVEILTGSISYIEGIISLLVLSLFSLFVIMIAGRIYKGLVLYYGQKLSFKMFKEVLITKSNH, from the coding sequence ATGAAAAATAATTTTAGAGGATGGACCTCCGTTTTTAATTTTACATTTAAGCAGTCTACGAAACTAGTCGGTTTTAGGGTTGTTACCACTCTTATTTCTGTGCTTATATTATTAGGTCTTATACTTATGAACGTGTTAATGGCAAGGTCTGATGCTAAAACAGACCCATATGAGTATATGGATCCTTCTGAATATGTAATAGATGAAATAGAACGCTCCCCTATTAATACGGTTTACATTCTAGATAATAGTGGCTTAGAAGCTACTGATTTTAATGAGTTGCTAGAGGATATTACAGATAATCAATTTGCACACACTGAATTTGTAACTGTAACAAATCAATCTAGAGATGAAGTGGTTCAAAGTGCTGCCCAACATTCCAACCAAACCATTGCAGTAATCATATCTCTTAGTGATACAGGATATGAACTAGAGGCAATTGTACCCTATAATAGTTTAATTAGTACTTGGGAGGCAGAATCTTTCCTTTGGCCAATGTTATCTGCCTTTGATTATAATAAAATAATGCAAATGGGTTTAACAGATGATCAACTTAATGCTGCTCTTAAACCTATTGTTACATCTCACTTAGTTATAGGTGATGAAACAAATGAAATTGCTAATATGATTAAGGTAGTAGCTCCTATGTTTTTTGCTTTTGTACTATATATGATGTTAATCTTATATGGGCAAACTGTTAGTAAATCTGTTTCTTCTGAAAAAGTATCAAAAATTATGGAAACTTTGTTATCCTCAGTACACCCATACGCTATAATAACAGGTAAAGTACTCGCAATTACTGGAATGGCCATTCTTCAATTTTCTATTTGGATTGTATCGGCTATTGTAGGCTTATACGGTGGCAATGCTATTGCACAAGGGATTTATCCTGGTTTTGAAAATACCGCTATAACAATAATCAACTTCTTTAGAGATAATATTGGTGAAACAGCATTTACATTACCGGCTTTTGTATTGGCCTTAGTATTTTTCTGTGTTGGATTTTTATTTTATTGTGTCCTTGCAGGCCTTACAGGGTGTATTGTTTCTAAACCAGAAGATGTTGCTTCAACACAATCCTTATTTGTTTTCCCTATCATTATTAGCTGGTTAGTAAGTTACTTAGCCCCAGGTATGGGTAATCAAACATTGATAGGCATTATACGGTATATACCTTTTACTTCACCATTTTCTGTTCCTGTTGAAATCTTAACAGGTTCTATAAGTTATATAGAAGGCATTATCTCTTTACTTGTTCTATCTCTATTCTCTTTGTTTGTTATTATGATTGCAGGGAGAATTTACAAAGGCCTTGTATTATATTATGGTCAGAAACTAAGTTTTAAAATGTTTAAAGAAGTATTAATAACAAAAAGCAATCATTAA